The following are from one region of the uncultured Hyphomonas sp. genome:
- a CDS encoding glutathione S-transferase family protein, with the protein MKLYHSPQAPNPDRVVYFLRAKGKLDAVELEEVSIMQQEHKTPEYREISPFAQVPALVLDDGTKITESRAICTYFEGIFPEPNLMGGDPKEKALIEMWDRRVEMMFFIQFATWFRNAHPAMAPLEVPQSAEAAAKGEKAAKKMAERFDAHLADNEFLAAGRFSIADITLFIACGFGRVMKYAPHKEHANLGRWFEAMKARGFAG; encoded by the coding sequence ATGAAGCTCTATCACAGCCCTCAGGCACCGAACCCTGACCGTGTCGTCTATTTCCTGCGTGCCAAGGGCAAGCTGGATGCGGTCGAGCTCGAAGAAGTCTCGATCATGCAGCAGGAACACAAGACGCCGGAATACCGCGAAATCTCGCCCTTCGCGCAAGTGCCCGCGCTGGTGCTGGACGATGGCACGAAGATCACCGAAAGCCGCGCGATCTGTACCTATTTCGAAGGCATCTTCCCGGAGCCGAACCTGATGGGCGGCGACCCGAAGGAGAAAGCCCTGATCGAGATGTGGGACCGGCGCGTGGAGATGATGTTCTTCATCCAGTTCGCCACCTGGTTCCGCAATGCTCACCCCGCCATGGCGCCGCTGGAAGTGCCGCAAAGCGCCGAGGCTGCCGCCAAGGGTGAGAAGGCTGCCAAGAAGATGGCCGAGCGCTTCGACGCCCACCTCGCCGATAATGAGTTTCTTGCGGCCGGGCGTTTCTCCATTGCGGACATCACGCTCTTCATCGCCTGCGGTTTCGGCCGTGTGATGAAGTATGCGCCGCAC
- a CDS encoding TonB-dependent receptor → MTLAFGAAPAWGQADASRLPTCDEIEPPYSAETEEGGLVLLCTQTKSYDPVWVWGDRADTDPGSYSALDAAEIDATAADHPAEILNQLPGVNVQMNSGQEHLIAIRSPVLTGGAGQGSFLILENGVPTRSPAFGNVNSLIEPHHEIADAIEVVRGPGSAKYGSNAVHGLINVILPEPGEGSEVRAAYGTLGRWRTDMKLDEGEHWLVNLSLQKDNGWRDNTGVNQQKLSVVGKFNPGLWDATVWLSGQNLEQESGGYIVGADAYKDEGIAKSNPNPEAYRNAWSARLGARLERPLFDGMLVLMPYAHSQAMIFAQHFLPNGGVEKNGHTGGGVMVRYEQPVSEQLTWRIGTDLDAASGYLREIQPDPFGFFPGDSRFPQGIHYDYDVDTTVAALWTELEWALSGDVRILAGLRGESHDYDYSTKAPPGINGRFNVPADRTDSYAFLTPKLGAVWSVSDTVDLYANYARGARAPQVSDLYRLQNRQLVGQVDTETLDSVEIGARGAALDGRLVFDVAAYWMDKEHFFFRDSNGLNVTDGSTEHKGAEVSAAYDLTDTLSLSGNVSWSDQTYTFDRVVASASNTILDGNQIDTAPEWLANARLNWQATRRLLLSLNVEHVGEYFSDPGNQNTYPGHTVLGARAAWAWTDTHTVWINIRNLTDERYADRADVSFGNPRYFPGEPVNATIGISRTF, encoded by the coding sequence ATGACACTTGCGTTTGGCGCCGCACCAGCATGGGGGCAAGCGGATGCCTCCAGACTTCCGACCTGTGACGAGATTGAACCGCCATACTCAGCCGAAACTGAAGAAGGCGGACTGGTCCTTTTGTGCACGCAGACAAAATCTTACGACCCTGTGTGGGTTTGGGGCGACCGCGCCGACACAGATCCGGGAAGTTACTCTGCACTCGATGCCGCTGAAATCGACGCCACCGCCGCCGATCATCCCGCCGAGATCCTGAACCAGCTGCCCGGCGTGAACGTGCAGATGAATTCCGGGCAGGAACATCTGATCGCCATCCGTTCGCCGGTGCTGACCGGCGGGGCCGGGCAGGGCAGCTTCCTGATCCTTGAGAATGGTGTCCCCACCCGCTCCCCTGCCTTCGGCAACGTCAATTCCCTGATCGAGCCGCACCACGAGATCGCCGACGCCATCGAAGTCGTGCGCGGACCGGGCAGTGCGAAATACGGCTCAAATGCCGTGCACGGATTGATCAACGTCATCCTGCCGGAGCCGGGCGAGGGCAGCGAAGTGCGCGCCGCCTATGGCACGCTTGGCCGTTGGCGCACCGACATGAAGCTGGACGAGGGCGAGCACTGGCTCGTCAATCTCTCCCTGCAGAAAGACAATGGCTGGCGCGACAATACCGGCGTCAACCAGCAGAAACTCTCCGTCGTCGGCAAGTTCAATCCGGGCCTCTGGGACGCGACGGTCTGGCTGTCAGGCCAGAATCTGGAGCAGGAATCGGGCGGCTATATCGTCGGCGCTGATGCCTATAAGGACGAGGGCATCGCAAAGTCGAATCCGAATCCAGAAGCTTACCGCAATGCCTGGTCCGCCCGCCTTGGCGCGCGTCTTGAACGGCCCTTGTTCGATGGCATGCTGGTCCTGATGCCCTACGCTCATTCGCAGGCGATGATCTTTGCGCAGCACTTCCTGCCGAATGGCGGCGTGGAGAAGAACGGCCACACCGGCGGCGGCGTCATGGTGCGCTATGAACAGCCCGTCTCTGAACAGCTCACCTGGCGCATCGGCACAGACCTAGATGCCGCCAGCGGCTATCTCCGCGAGATCCAGCCGGACCCGTTCGGCTTCTTCCCCGGCGACTCCCGTTTCCCGCAAGGCATCCACTATGACTATGACGTCGACACAACCGTCGCGGCGCTGTGGACCGAACTGGAATGGGCGCTGTCAGGCGATGTCCGCATCCTTGCAGGCCTGCGCGGTGAGAGCCATGATTACGACTACTCGACCAAAGCGCCCCCCGGCATCAATGGCCGCTTCAACGTGCCCGCCGACCGGACGGATTCCTATGCGTTCTTGACGCCAAAGCTCGGCGCGGTCTGGTCCGTCTCCGACACGGTTGATCTCTATGCCAACTATGCCCGCGGGGCCCGGGCCCCGCAGGTGTCAGACCTTTACCGCCTGCAAAACCGGCAATTGGTCGGGCAGGTCGATACCGAAACGCTGGACAGTGTGGAGATCGGCGCGCGCGGCGCGGCGCTGGACGGGCGGCTTGTCTTCGATGTCGCCGCCTACTGGATGGACAAGGAGCATTTCTTCTTCCGCGACTCCAATGGCCTGAACGTCACCGACGGCTCAACAGAGCACAAGGGCGCAGAAGTCTCCGCCGCCTATGACCTCACTGATACACTGTCCCTGTCGGGCAATGTGTCATGGTCGGACCAGACCTATACTTTTGACCGGGTCGTGGCGTCCGCTTCCAACACCATCCTCGATGGCAACCAGATCGACACGGCGCCGGAATGGCTCGCCAATGCGCGGCTGAACTGGCAGGCGACCCGCCGCCTGTTGCTGTCGCTGAATGTCGAACATGTCGGCGAATACTTCTCAGACCCCGGCAATCAGAACACCTATCCCGGCCACACGGTGCTCGGCGCCCGCGCGGCGTGGGCCTGGACCGATACGCACACGGTCTGGATCAATATCCGCAACCTGACGGATGAGCGCTACGCTGACCGGGCCGATGTGTCCTTCGGCAACCCGCGCTACTTCCCCGGCGAGCCGGTCAATGCCACCATCGGCATCAGCCGCACATTCTAG
- a CDS encoding nucleoside transporter C-terminal domain-containing protein yields MNIMGFEWGWDNARALLGIAMIYGLCWAWSEKRKLFPWKVVIGATVMQFVFALILFGIPFIRSILFHANDVVDGLQAATRAGTGFVFGYVGDNQAAGQLMDGTPPPLFFFQILPIVIVVAALSAMLWHWGILKWVTNGFAFIFRRGMGLGGATSLAVSANVFMGMTEAPVLIRPYIKGMTRSELLIMMTAGFATIAGSVLVVYGSFLEGKMANPLAQLLTASIMAAPAAVAVALTMIPETTPATERMKEPDFNYASTMDAFSRGATDGLQIVFNIATMLIAALALLWLVNAGLGALPEVFGAPLSIERVLGWIFAPLMYMVGVPLDEAAKSGSLMGVKTVLTEFVAFLQLAEVPPDAMDPRTRMITAHAVCGFANFGSMGILIGGLSIIEPSRRDDFLSLSWRTLVAGTFATCLSAAVVGALPYQLFAGANG; encoded by the coding sequence ATGAATATCATGGGATTTGAATGGGGCTGGGACAATGCCCGCGCATTGCTCGGCATCGCCATGATCTATGGCCTTTGCTGGGCCTGGTCTGAAAAGCGCAAACTGTTCCCGTGGAAAGTGGTCATCGGCGCCACCGTGATGCAGTTTGTCTTCGCGCTCATTCTGTTCGGCATTCCCTTCATTCGCTCCATCCTGTTCCATGCCAATGATGTGGTGGACGGTTTGCAGGCGGCGACCCGCGCCGGCACCGGCTTCGTGTTCGGCTATGTCGGGGACAATCAGGCGGCCGGCCAGCTGATGGATGGCACGCCCCCGCCGCTCTTCTTCTTCCAGATCCTGCCTATCGTGATCGTCGTTGCCGCTCTGTCGGCCATGCTGTGGCACTGGGGCATCCTGAAGTGGGTGACCAATGGCTTTGCCTTCATCTTCCGGCGGGGCATGGGCCTCGGCGGGGCGACGTCGCTGGCCGTGTCCGCCAACGTCTTCATGGGCATGACCGAGGCGCCGGTGCTGATCCGGCCGTACATCAAGGGCATGACCCGGTCGGAACTGCTGATCATGATGACCGCCGGTTTCGCGACCATCGCGGGCTCCGTGCTGGTCGTGTATGGCTCGTTCCTTGAGGGCAAGATGGCGAACCCGCTGGCCCAGCTGCTGACGGCCTCCATCATGGCCGCGCCTGCCGCCGTTGCCGTCGCGCTCACCATGATCCCGGAAACCACGCCCGCCACCGAGCGGATGAAAGAACCGGACTTCAACTACGCCTCCACCATGGACGCCTTCTCGCGCGGCGCGACCGATGGCCTGCAGATCGTGTTTAACATTGCCACCATGCTGATCGCGGCGCTGGCGCTGCTCTGGCTGGTGAATGCCGGGCTGGGCGCCTTGCCGGAGGTTTTCGGCGCGCCGCTGTCCATCGAGCGCGTGCTCGGCTGGATCTTCGCGCCGCTGATGTACATGGTCGGCGTTCCGCTGGACGAGGCGGCCAAGTCGGGCTCCCTCATGGGCGTGAAGACAGTGCTGACCGAATTCGTTGCCTTCCTTCAGCTGGCCGAAGTGCCGCCGGACGCGATGGACCCCCGTACCCGCATGATCACCGCGCACGCGGTCTGCGGCTTTGCCAATTTCGGCTCCATGGGAATCCTGATCGGCGGTCTGTCGATCATCGAGCCGAGCCGCCGGGACGACTTCCTCTCCCTGTCATGGCGCACGCTGGTGGCGGGCACGTTCGCGACCTGCCTGTCGGCGGCCGTCGTCGGCGCGTTGCCGTATCAGCTGTTTGCGGGCGCGAATGGCTGA
- a CDS encoding peptidase S10 — translation MKLRALFMAALMAMTAPAFAETGTADAAKETDASTTSAPVPDPVMFESRHTGTFGRQKMTYTVEAGDTQITNKEGKPAASLFTISYIKEGAGPDRPVTFVFNGGPGSASVWLHMGLLGPKRVVVASDADEDDGAAPYRMVDNKLSILDQTDLVFIDPVGTGFSRAIGEGKDKDYWNEAGDKASIAEVMRIWITKHKRWNAPKYLIGESFGTTRAAYLANDLTVGDVDIALNGIVLISQALDYEGSTSAHDNVYSYVTYLPSMAATAQYHGKAGQGVPQAEFLAEARAFARDEYGPALWKGERLTPAERAHIVERLVYFTGLDANYIETSNLRILMPRYQKELLRDQGVAIGRLDGRYAGDEADDIAEAPEDDAASYFVSSAYSALMNQYMIADLNVEMDRPYIMSSAEAGEQWDFRTAPEGEYWEPKYVNAGRQLTTAMRHNTALKVMVANGYFDMICPFFDSEITFGRYGLPQDRIALTYYQGGHMMYLNEGARQALSKDIRSFYAGKLEDERPDPE, via the coding sequence ATGAAATTGCGCGCCCTTTTCATGGCGGCCCTCATGGCCATGACCGCCCCCGCTTTTGCCGAAACCGGCACCGCCGATGCAGCAAAAGAAACCGACGCCAGTACAACGTCTGCGCCGGTCCCCGATCCGGTCATGTTCGAAAGCCGCCACACCGGCACATTCGGCCGCCAGAAGATGACCTACACGGTCGAGGCAGGCGATACGCAGATCACCAATAAAGAGGGCAAGCCGGCCGCCAGCCTGTTCACGATCTCCTACATCAAGGAAGGGGCCGGGCCGGACAGGCCGGTGACCTTCGTGTTCAATGGCGGCCCGGGCTCAGCCTCGGTCTGGCTGCACATGGGCCTTCTTGGGCCGAAGCGCGTCGTGGTGGCCAGCGATGCCGACGAAGACGATGGCGCCGCGCCCTACCGGATGGTGGACAACAAGCTCTCCATCCTCGACCAGACAGACCTCGTCTTCATCGATCCGGTCGGCACCGGTTTCAGCCGGGCCATCGGCGAAGGCAAGGACAAGGACTATTGGAACGAGGCGGGCGACAAGGCATCCATTGCCGAAGTCATGCGTATCTGGATCACGAAGCACAAACGCTGGAACGCGCCGAAATATCTGATCGGCGAAAGCTTCGGCACCACGCGCGCCGCATATCTCGCGAATGACCTGACGGTCGGCGATGTGGACATTGCCCTGAATGGCATCGTGCTGATCTCGCAGGCGCTGGACTATGAGGGCTCCACCTCCGCCCATGACAATGTCTACTCCTATGTCACCTACCTGCCCTCCATGGCCGCGACGGCGCAGTATCATGGCAAGGCCGGGCAAGGCGTGCCGCAGGCTGAGTTCCTGGCCGAGGCCCGCGCCTTCGCGCGTGACGAATACGGCCCGGCCCTGTGGAAGGGCGAACGGCTGACGCCGGCCGAGCGCGCTCACATCGTGGAGCGGCTGGTCTACTTCACCGGCCTCGACGCGAACTATATCGAGACCTCGAACCTCCGTATCCTGATGCCGCGCTATCAGAAGGAGCTGTTGCGCGACCAGGGCGTCGCCATCGGGCGGCTGGACGGGCGCTATGCCGGCGACGAGGCCGACGATATCGCCGAGGCACCGGAAGACGATGCGGCGAGCTATTTCGTCAGCTCCGCCTACTCCGCCCTGATGAACCAGTACATGATCGCCGACCTGAACGTGGAGATGGACCGGCCCTACATCATGTCGAGCGCCGAGGCGGGCGAGCAGTGGGACTTCCGCACCGCGCCGGAGGGCGAATACTGGGAGCCGAAATACGTCAATGCCGGCCGCCAGCTGACCACCGCCATGCGCCACAATACGGCACTGAAAGTGATGGTGGCCAACGGCTATTTCGACATGATCTGCCCCTTCTTCGACTCCGAGATCACCTTCGGCCGCTATGGCCTGCCGCAGGACCGCATCGCGCTCACCTACTATCAGGGCGGCCACATGATGTACCTGAACGAAGGCGCCCGGCAGGCGCTGAGCAAGGACATCCGGAGTTTCTATGCGGGCAAGCTTGAGGATGAGCGGCCGGATCCGGAATGA
- a CDS encoding GPP34 family phosphoprotein — protein sequence MPDALTLPQSLLLLTLKDESGRPKAGFYKPAIAGAAVSELLLRGVLSLTDDKKPKLVAAPGNASQGPFLDFILTQISADKKQRDMQSWITILSNQKALVPTLAEELCKLGALTKETSKVFGLFTLTAWPEASPKLESNLKAQLEKAITGSGEVEDRLSIIMALAKSADVLRHNFDRDILKSNEARIKAITDGDLLATGATEAAVRAAKAAITAAIVVAAVVPTVT from the coding sequence ATGCCAGACGCTCTTACGCTTCCCCAATCGTTACTGCTTTTGACACTGAAAGATGAGAGTGGTCGTCCTAAGGCAGGCTTCTACAAACCCGCGATTGCGGGTGCAGCTGTGTCTGAGCTGTTGTTACGCGGTGTGCTGTCATTGACGGATGACAAGAAACCTAAACTTGTCGCAGCGCCGGGAAATGCTAGCCAGGGTCCGTTTCTTGATTTCATATTGACGCAAATCTCCGCCGATAAAAAACAGCGCGATATGCAATCTTGGATCACTATACTTAGCAATCAAAAAGCGCTCGTTCCAACCCTCGCCGAAGAGCTTTGCAAGCTTGGAGCTTTGACCAAAGAAACATCAAAAGTGTTCGGACTCTTCACGCTCACCGCTTGGCCAGAAGCGTCGCCAAAACTAGAGTCCAATCTCAAGGCCCAATTGGAAAAAGCAATCACCGGCTCTGGTGAAGTTGAAGACCGTCTGAGCATCATCATGGCGCTCGCAAAATCTGCAGACGTCCTGCGACACAATTTTGACCGCGACATTTTGAAATCCAATGAGGCGCGGATCAAAGCCATCACCGATGGAGACCTGCTCGCAACTGGAGCTACCGAAGCGGCTGTCAGAGCTGCGAAAGCGGCAATCACCGCCGCTATCGTCGTCGCCGCTGTCGTTCCGACCGTAACATAG
- a CDS encoding DUF4262 domain-containing protein, whose product MRTALDAPPNTLDEHERSFVELLKKHGWFRTSVLEDEEGPGFSYTTGFWISTGRPELVMFGMMVETVHEVFWSLFRDAQSGLNLAVGKRTDAVFANLPAYAFLIAKQHYPQFLGWNRWFYLGDDVPCLQIVWPDREGVFPWEPGFSDEFRDKQVDLTERGWINEVLD is encoded by the coding sequence ATGCGAACCGCTTTAGATGCACCGCCAAACACTCTCGACGAGCATGAGCGTTCGTTCGTCGAACTACTAAAAAAACATGGCTGGTTCCGAACCAGCGTGCTCGAAGATGAAGAGGGTCCGGGGTTTTCTTACACGACTGGCTTCTGGATAAGCACAGGGCGCCCCGAACTGGTAATGTTCGGAATGATGGTCGAAACCGTGCATGAAGTTTTCTGGAGCCTGTTTCGCGACGCACAGTCCGGTCTCAATCTGGCTGTTGGCAAGCGAACAGATGCCGTATTCGCAAACCTGCCCGCCTACGCGTTTTTGATCGCAAAGCAGCACTATCCCCAATTCCTGGGGTGGAACCGATGGTTCTATCTGGGAGACGACGTCCCTTGTCTACAGATCGTCTGGCCCGATCGGGAGGGCGTGTTTCCTTGGGAACCGGGTTTCTCGGACGAGTTTCGTGACAAGCAAGTAGATTTGACGGAGCGCGGCTGGATAAATGAAGTCTTGGACTAG
- a CDS encoding VOC family protein translates to MLAYVTLGSNDTDKACAFYDAVLGEMGAKQVFNNGRLYFYGTGPGAPMLAIGGPYDEKAASCGNGVMPAIAAPDAETVDKVYNKAIELGAQDEGAPGQRMPTFYGAYFRDPDGNKICVCKLG, encoded by the coding sequence ATGCTCGCTTATGTTACGCTCGGTTCGAATGATACCGATAAGGCCTGCGCTTTCTATGACGCCGTTCTCGGCGAAATGGGGGCCAAACAGGTCTTCAATAATGGCCGCCTGTATTTCTATGGTACGGGCCCCGGCGCGCCGATGCTCGCGATTGGCGGCCCTTACGACGAGAAGGCGGCCAGCTGTGGCAATGGCGTCATGCCCGCCATCGCCGCGCCCGACGCGGAAACCGTCGACAAGGTCTACAACAAGGCCATCGAACTCGGCGCGCAGGACGAAGGCGCCCCCGGCCAGCGCATGCCGACCTTCTACGGCGCCTATTTCCGCGACCCCGACGGCAACAAGATCTGCGTCTGCAAGCTGGGCTGA
- a CDS encoding SDR family NAD(P)-dependent oxidoreductase, translating into MSDIRFDGRVAIVTGAGGGLGRCHALELARRGAKVVINDLGASMDGSGGSSEAAEAVVKEIEAMGGEAIANGSSVADEAGVQKMIDDTMAKWGRIDILIANAGILRDKSFSKMTTQDIDLVLAVHLRGTFLPVHAAWNIMKEQNYGRIVVTTSSTGLYGNFGQANYGGGKLGVVGMMNTLKIEGAKNDIKINAVCPVAATRMTEGLMPPEALEQLKPEYVTPGVMNLVKDDAPTGMILSAGAGAFSMARIVETRGAYVGQGEELTAEAVAAKWDEITDTSKTLPAFTSGGQHGANMFSLVAEGKGQG; encoded by the coding sequence ATGTCTGACATCCGTTTTGACGGTCGCGTTGCCATTGTTACGGGCGCCGGTGGCGGTCTTGGCCGTTGCCACGCCCTCGAACTCGCCCGCCGCGGCGCAAAAGTCGTCATCAACGACCTCGGCGCGTCGATGGACGGCTCGGGCGGCAGCTCCGAAGCCGCTGAAGCCGTGGTCAAGGAAATCGAAGCCATGGGCGGCGAAGCCATCGCCAACGGATCTTCCGTGGCGGACGAAGCCGGCGTGCAGAAAATGATCGATGACACCATGGCCAAATGGGGCCGCATCGACATCCTGATCGCCAATGCTGGCATCCTGCGTGACAAGTCCTTCTCCAAGATGACCACCCAGGACATTGACCTGGTGCTCGCCGTCCACCTGCGCGGCACGTTCCTTCCGGTCCACGCCGCCTGGAACATCATGAAAGAACAGAATTACGGCCGTATCGTCGTGACCACCTCCTCCACCGGCCTCTATGGCAACTTTGGCCAAGCCAATTATGGCGGCGGCAAGCTGGGCGTCGTCGGCATGATGAACACGCTGAAAATCGAAGGCGCGAAGAACGACATCAAGATCAACGCCGTCTGCCCGGTCGCGGCAACCCGCATGACCGAAGGCCTGATGCCGCCGGAAGCACTGGAACAGCTGAAGCCGGAATATGTCACGCCGGGCGTGATGAATCTGGTGAAAGACGACGCCCCGACCGGCATGATTCTGTCGGCCGGTGCCGGTGCCTTCTCGATGGCCCGCATCGTCGAAACCCGCGGTGCCTATGTCGGCCAGGGCGAAGAACTGACGGCCGAAGCCGTCGCCGCCAAGTGGGACGAGATCACCGACACCAGCAAAACGCTGCCGGCCTTCACCTCCGGCGGCCAGCACGGCGCAAACATGTTCTCGCTCGTCGCCGAGGGCAAAGGCCAGGGCTGA
- a CDS encoding Kazal-type serine protease inhibitor, which produces MRLAILLFSSVFLAGCAWFLEPGAVPDRTGPADEAAAPSGLPTAGEGAMCGGIAALQCDDGLTCIYEDGACHAIADAAGTCQMTGPICTKEYRPVCGCDGKTYGNRCEAYAQGISVAYPGECKAKES; this is translated from the coding sequence ATGCGCCTCGCCATTCTTTTATTTTCTTCTGTGTTTCTGGCCGGTTGCGCCTGGTTTCTCGAACCCGGCGCCGTGCCGGACCGGACCGGTCCGGCGGACGAAGCCGCCGCCCCCTCCGGTCTGCCAACAGCCGGTGAAGGCGCCATGTGCGGCGGCATCGCCGCGCTCCAGTGCGATGACGGCCTGACCTGCATCTATGAAGACGGCGCCTGCCACGCGATCGCGGACGCTGCCGGCACCTGCCAGATGACCGGCCCGATCTGCACCAAGGAATACCGTCCGGTGTGCGGATGCGACGGCAAGACCTATGGCAATCGCTGCGAAGCCTATGCCCAGGGCATCAGCGTCGCCTATCCCGGTGAGTGTAAAGCGAAGGAAAGCTGA
- a CDS encoding TetR/AcrR family transcriptional regulator, translating to MSRTRFEKLNPDKQHRLIESAAEEFAAKGYEAASLNRILEQAGMSKSSLYYYFDDKADLFTTLVDRSLGFLFRKIGGFDASGLTEDNFWSEMEAAAQRFIAVGNSNAWYVKMGRMFYRLRSDPAHSAPTERSFAAARRWLTDLLRKGQALGAVRTDLPETLLVDAAMGLGEALDLWVLNHWDEIPEDARLRMANDQVGLFRRLLAP from the coding sequence ATGAGCCGTACACGATTTGAGAAACTCAACCCCGACAAGCAGCACCGCCTCATAGAGAGCGCGGCGGAGGAGTTTGCCGCGAAGGGGTACGAAGCGGCGTCGCTGAACCGCATCCTTGAGCAGGCAGGCATGAGCAAAAGCTCGCTGTATTACTATTTTGACGACAAGGCGGATCTGTTCACGACGCTTGTCGACCGGTCGCTGGGTTTCCTGTTCCGGAAGATTGGCGGGTTCGACGCAAGCGGGCTGACGGAAGATAATTTCTGGAGCGAGATGGAGGCGGCGGCGCAGCGGTTTATCGCCGTCGGCAACTCCAACGCCTGGTATGTGAAGATGGGCCGTATGTTCTACCGGTTGCGGTCAGACCCGGCGCACAGTGCGCCAACGGAACGCTCGTTCGCGGCGGCGCGGCGCTGGCTCACGGACCTTCTTCGCAAGGGGCAGGCCCTGGGGGCAGTCCGGACCGACCTGCCGGAAACGCTGCTGGTCGATGCGGCCATGGGGCTGGGAGAGGCATTGGATCTGTGGGTGCTGAACCACTGGGATGAAATTCCGGAGGATGCCCGTTTGCGCATGGCAAATGATCAGGTGGGGTTGTTCCGGCGTCTTCTGGCGCCATGA
- a CDS encoding FAD-binding domain — protein sequence MKIAISGAGVAGPCLAYWLLRTGHEPTLIEESPEFRAGGYVIDFWGLGYMVAERMGVLPEVLAHGYDVQELRLVKESGAKAAGFNADVFRRLTHDRYTSLPRGDLAKVIFNSVKDRTETLFSESIVAIDDHGDGVSVRLKNGGTREFDMVVGADGLHSNVRRLVWGDQAGFEKPVGFHVAAFDCPDYPHRDEDVYVSYARPGLSVSRFAMRDNRTLVLFIFENERMKAPLPHDLGTKKALLRDIFADMGWEIREMLEAMDDAAEIYLDRVSQTEVPQWSKGRTVLIGDAAACPSLLAGEGTGLAMTEAYVLAGELAASGGDIPAAFDAYEKRLRPFIEEKQKSALAFASSFAPKTEFGIWLRNMATHLMVIPPVADLLMGDSVKDDFDLPDYGI from the coding sequence ATGAAAATCGCTATCAGCGGCGCCGGTGTTGCCGGCCCATGCCTCGCCTATTGGCTGCTGCGTACCGGTCACGAACCCACGCTGATTGAGGAATCGCCGGAATTCCGGGCCGGTGGTTATGTCATCGATTTCTGGGGGCTCGGCTACATGGTGGCAGAGAGAATGGGCGTCCTTCCGGAGGTTCTGGCCCATGGCTACGATGTGCAGGAACTCCGGCTGGTCAAGGAAAGCGGTGCCAAGGCAGCGGGCTTCAATGCGGACGTCTTCCGCCGCCTGACGCATGACCGCTACACTAGCCTGCCGCGTGGGGATCTGGCAAAAGTGATCTTCAATTCCGTGAAGGACAGGACCGAAACCCTGTTTAGCGAATCCATTGTGGCCATCGACGATCATGGCGATGGCGTCTCCGTGCGCCTCAAAAACGGAGGCACGCGTGAATTCGATATGGTGGTTGGCGCCGACGGCCTGCATTCCAATGTCCGCCGCCTTGTCTGGGGCGATCAGGCTGGCTTTGAAAAGCCCGTTGGGTTCCACGTTGCCGCGTTCGACTGCCCGGACTATCCCCACCGCGACGAGGACGTTTATGTCAGCTATGCGAGACCCGGCCTCAGCGTCTCCCGCTTCGCCATGCGCGACAACCGGACCCTCGTGCTCTTCATCTTCGAGAATGAGCGGATGAAAGCGCCGCTACCGCATGATCTCGGTACGAAGAAAGCCCTGCTGCGCGACATCTTCGCAGACATGGGATGGGAAATCCGGGAAATGCTGGAGGCCATGGACGATGCGGCGGAGATCTATCTGGACCGGGTCAGCCAGACTGAAGTTCCGCAATGGAGCAAAGGCCGGACCGTCCTGATCGGCGATGCGGCGGCCTGCCCGTCATTGCTCGCCGGTGAAGGCACCGGCCTCGCTATGACAGAGGCCTACGTGCTGGCCGGCGAACTCGCCGCAAGCGGAGGCGACATTCCGGCCGCTTTTGACGCCTATGAGAAACGCCTGCGTCCCTTCATCGAAGAGAAGCAGAAAAGCGCTCTTGCATTCGCATCCTCATTCGCGCCGAAAACCGAATTCGGAATATGGCTGCGCAACATGGCCACGCATCTCATGGTCATCCCGCCTGTGGCCGACCTTCTGATGGGCGACAGTGTAAAGGACGATTTCGATCTTCCGGATTACGGCATCTAG